The following proteins are encoded in a genomic region of Catellatospora sp. TT07R-123:
- a CDS encoding VOC family protein — protein MTQRLITHLRHVDLAVPDFSRQVEFFAGMWGLSEVAADSGVAFLAAPGSPEQYAVRVRRADDKRLDLIAFGAARPADVDTLAERLGRDGVRLIGEPAPLATPGGGYGFRFFDVDGRTVEISADVSPRAHRRIEPRESVPVRLSHVVVNSPDPQATAAFYTRHLGFALSDRLSHPHRGDLMWFLRCNTWHHSLAVSRGPHVALHHASFELRGLDEFMRGCGRMMRAGVEKVWGPGRHTAGDNTFSYFRDPHGNVVEYTTELEELDEDRWHPHVYDSSDPAISDQWGTANPMSELVARQTFNDPDRGVFVAPPL, from the coding sequence ATGACCCAGCGGTTGATCACCCACCTGCGCCACGTCGACCTGGCGGTGCCCGATTTCTCCCGTCAGGTGGAGTTCTTCGCTGGGATGTGGGGGTTGAGCGAGGTCGCCGCCGACTCCGGGGTGGCGTTCCTGGCCGCGCCGGGCTCCCCGGAGCAGTACGCGGTGCGCGTGCGCCGGGCCGACGACAAGCGCCTGGACCTGATCGCGTTCGGCGCCGCCCGCCCCGCCGACGTGGACACGCTGGCCGAGCGGCTCGGCCGCGACGGGGTACGGCTGATCGGCGAACCGGCCCCGCTGGCGACCCCGGGCGGGGGCTACGGGTTCCGGTTCTTCGACGTCGACGGCCGTACCGTGGAGATCTCCGCGGACGTCAGTCCGCGCGCGCACCGCCGGATCGAGCCGCGCGAGTCGGTGCCGGTGCGGTTGTCGCACGTGGTGGTGAACTCCCCCGACCCGCAGGCCACGGCGGCGTTCTACACCCGGCATCTGGGGTTCGCCCTGTCGGACCGGCTCAGCCACCCGCACCGCGGCGACCTGATGTGGTTCCTGCGCTGCAACACCTGGCACCACAGCCTGGCCGTGTCGCGGGGCCCGCACGTGGCGCTGCACCACGCCTCGTTCGAGCTGCGCGGGCTGGACGAGTTCATGCGCGGCTGCGGCCGGATGATGCGGGCCGGGGTGGAGAAGGTGTGGGGTCCGGGACGCCACACTGCGGGCGACAACACGTTCAGCTACTTCCGGGACCCGCACGGCAACGTCGTGGAGTACACGACCGAGCTGGAGGAGCTCGACGAGGACCGCTGGCACCCGCACGTGTACGACTCCTCCGACCCGGCGATCTCCGACCAGTGGGGCACCGCGAACCCGATGAGCGAGCTCGTCGCCCGGCAGACGTTCAACGACCCCGACCGCGGGGTGTTCGTCGCTCCGCCGCTGTAG
- a CDS encoding site-2 protease family protein produces the protein MRPTLRLGTIAGIPVGVHWSALAIMLLLGHGLATGVLPLGAPGGTAAVYWVVAVAVTVLFLGSLLAHELCHAVVARHYGVGVRRITLWLLGGVAELESEPPHARADLLVALAGPAASLGAAAVFGVLAAGVYLAGLWALAWVALAWLALVNAVLAVFNLLPGAPLDGGRVLRAAVWWWRGDRAVAQRVAAYAGMAVSMLLVLGGTLQVVYLHSLSGLWLVLLGWFLLFAAQAEQTDFQVRTAMAGLTVADAMVPPPVCGYVSQRVADFVAVARLHRPADVYPVLTPDGDAAGLVTLAALARATAAQRAEQTLRDLRVPPDRVVVLAPDTPLADVARPVMAARLPALVVSGGVPVGLLSTADLARAADMNSLRRG, from the coding sequence ATGCGACCTACGCTGCGGTTGGGCACCATCGCCGGCATCCCGGTCGGCGTGCACTGGTCCGCGCTCGCGATCATGCTGCTGCTCGGGCACGGGCTGGCCACGGGCGTGCTGCCGCTGGGGGCGCCTGGTGGGACGGCCGCGGTGTACTGGGTGGTCGCGGTCGCGGTGACCGTGCTGTTCCTGGGGTCGCTGCTGGCGCACGAGCTCTGCCACGCGGTGGTGGCCCGCCACTACGGCGTCGGCGTACGCCGGATCACGCTGTGGCTGCTGGGTGGGGTGGCCGAGCTGGAGTCCGAGCCGCCGCACGCGCGGGCGGACCTGCTGGTGGCGCTGGCCGGTCCGGCGGCCAGCCTCGGGGCGGCGGCGGTGTTCGGGGTGCTGGCGGCCGGGGTGTACCTGGCCGGGTTGTGGGCGCTGGCCTGGGTGGCGCTGGCGTGGCTGGCGCTGGTCAACGCGGTGCTGGCGGTGTTCAACCTGCTGCCGGGGGCACCCCTGGACGGCGGCCGGGTGCTGCGGGCGGCGGTGTGGTGGTGGCGCGGCGACCGGGCGGTGGCGCAGCGGGTCGCCGCGTATGCGGGGATGGCCGTCAGCATGCTGCTGGTGCTGGGCGGAACGCTGCAGGTGGTGTACCTGCACAGTCTGAGCGGGTTGTGGCTGGTGCTGCTGGGCTGGTTCCTGCTGTTCGCGGCGCAGGCCGAGCAGACCGACTTCCAGGTGCGTACGGCGATGGCGGGGCTGACCGTGGCCGACGCGATGGTGCCGCCGCCGGTGTGCGGGTACGTCAGCCAGCGGGTCGCGGACTTCGTGGCCGTGGCCCGCCTGCACCGCCCCGCCGACGTCTACCCGGTGCTGACCCCGGACGGCGACGCCGCCGGGCTGGTGACGCTGGCGGCCCTGGCGCGGGCGACCGCGGCGCAGCGGGCCGAGCAGACGCTGCGCGACCTGCGGGTGCCACCCGACCGGGTGGTGGTGCTGGCCCCGGACACGCCGCTGGCCGACGTCGCCCGGCCGGTCATGGCCGCCCGGCTGCCCGCGCTGGTGGTGTCCGGCGGGGTGCCGGTCGGGCTGCTGAGCACCGCGGACCTGGCCCGTGCCGCCGACATGAACTCGCTGCGCCGGGGCTGA
- a CDS encoding M28 family peptidase: MQPTPLLRRPVATGAAALLVLLATATVVLLAMRPPAPAAADAPTGRFSATRAMDHVRAVAGQPHPVGTAAHTRVLDYAAQQLGSLGWTVEPVTGTVANPRLGAPVPIGRVTNLTARRPGTASTGTVYLTAHLDSVRTGPGANDDAAGVAALLETARALTEGPAARNDTVLVLTDSEEPGLLGARLFLDTRRPDPAAAVVVNLEARGDHGPALMFETSPANSTLIGHYAATPTPLGFSLSAEVYRRLPNDTDFTEWREAGVAGLNVAYLDGSARYHTPGDSADHVGGASLQHEGELVLGLARSLGGADLAHLDDGADTYFWTPLGLVRYPNTLVLPLAAAELLALAALVALARRAEQLTLGRYAVAVGTGLAPVVAAVAAAVALWQLAVAIRPEYAAFVLGDPYEPGWYRAALTAVALLAAAGWWLLMRRRLGAAALLTGGLTWLGVLGAALAPVAPGASYLFSLPVLVSAVAGGLALARPGLVPWWPIAVQAGALVTLLVAAPVIGLLYPALGLAAGAAPAALIALLAVPALPLLDLLVRRRAGVVAAAGAAAVAVLFATGLVTDPLDADHPRPSHLLYAYDADTGTARWLSPDAAADDWTSGYLTGPVESPEPTFPTLVGPLLSDYRTGPAPRIELTPPELTPLPELLAAAGDRSTVFALRSTRAAPVVSFHVAADGPQPVAAIVDGVEVPVDVAAPVRAGRWGWGFVFHGLPPDGVEVRLRFAGSGPVTVRVTDQSDGFGDVSGLRPRPAGLAPGPLPTDVTLTGKTFTLL; this comes from the coding sequence GTGCAGCCGACCCCCCTCCTCCGCCGCCCGGTGGCCACCGGCGCCGCGGCCCTGCTCGTCCTGCTCGCCACCGCCACGGTCGTGCTGCTGGCGATGCGCCCGCCGGCCCCCGCGGCAGCGGACGCCCCGACCGGCCGGTTCTCCGCCACCCGGGCCATGGACCACGTCCGGGCCGTCGCCGGCCAGCCCCACCCGGTCGGCACCGCCGCCCACACCCGCGTCCTGGACTACGCGGCGCAGCAGCTCGGCAGCCTCGGCTGGACCGTCGAGCCCGTCACCGGCACCGTCGCGAACCCCCGCCTGGGCGCCCCGGTGCCGATCGGGCGGGTCACCAACCTGACCGCCCGCCGCCCCGGCACCGCCAGCACCGGCACCGTCTACCTCACCGCCCACCTGGACTCGGTCCGCACCGGGCCCGGCGCCAACGACGACGCCGCCGGGGTCGCCGCCCTGCTGGAGACCGCGCGTGCGCTCACCGAGGGTCCTGCCGCCCGCAACGACACCGTGCTCGTGCTCACCGACAGCGAGGAGCCGGGTCTGCTCGGCGCCCGCCTGTTCCTCGACACCCGCCGCCCCGACCCGGCCGCCGCCGTCGTGGTCAACCTGGAGGCCCGCGGCGACCACGGCCCCGCGCTCATGTTCGAGACCTCGCCCGCCAACAGCACGCTGATCGGCCACTACGCCGCCACCCCCACCCCGCTGGGGTTCTCCCTGTCGGCCGAGGTCTACCGGCGGCTGCCCAACGACACCGACTTCACCGAGTGGCGCGAGGCCGGCGTCGCCGGGCTGAACGTCGCCTACCTGGACGGCTCCGCCCGCTACCACACCCCGGGCGACTCGGCCGACCACGTCGGCGGCGCCAGCCTCCAGCACGAGGGCGAGCTCGTGCTGGGCCTGGCCCGCTCGCTCGGCGGTGCCGACCTGGCCCACCTCGACGACGGGGCCGACACCTACTTCTGGACCCCGCTCGGCCTCGTCCGCTACCCGAACACCCTGGTGCTGCCGCTGGCCGCCGCCGAGCTGCTGGCCCTGGCCGCCCTGGTCGCGCTGGCCCGCCGCGCCGAGCAGCTCACCCTCGGCCGCTACGCCGTCGCCGTCGGCACCGGCCTCGCCCCGGTCGTCGCCGCCGTGGCCGCAGCGGTGGCCCTCTGGCAGCTCGCCGTCGCGATCCGCCCCGAGTACGCCGCGTTCGTCCTCGGCGACCCCTACGAACCGGGCTGGTACCGCGCCGCGCTGACCGCGGTCGCGCTGCTCGCCGCAGCGGGCTGGTGGCTGCTGATGCGGCGGCGGCTCGGCGCGGCGGCCCTGCTGACCGGCGGCCTCACCTGGCTCGGCGTGCTCGGGGCGGCGCTGGCACCGGTCGCGCCGGGGGCCTCGTACCTGTTCAGCCTGCCGGTGCTGGTCAGCGCCGTCGCGGGCGGCCTCGCCCTGGCCCGGCCGGGGCTGGTGCCGTGGTGGCCGATCGCGGTGCAGGCCGGTGCCCTGGTGACGCTGCTGGTGGCGGCACCGGTGATCGGGCTGCTGTACCCGGCGCTGGGCCTGGCCGCGGGCGCCGCCCCGGCCGCCCTGATCGCGCTGCTGGCCGTGCCCGCGCTGCCGCTGCTGGACCTGCTGGTGCGCCGCCGCGCCGGGGTGGTCGCCGCGGCCGGGGCGGCGGCGGTCGCGGTGCTGTTCGCCACCGGGCTGGTCACCGACCCGCTCGACGCCGACCACCCGCGCCCGTCCCACCTGCTGTACGCCTACGACGCCGACACCGGCACCGCCCGCTGGCTGTCGCCCGACGCCGCCGCCGACGACTGGACCTCCGGCTACCTCACCGGCCCGGTCGAGTCCCCGGAACCGACGTTCCCGACGCTGGTCGGCCCGCTGCTGTCGGACTACCGCACCGGTCCTGCCCCCAGGATCGAGCTGACGCCACCGGAGCTGACCCCGCTGCCGGAGCTGCTGGCCGCCGCCGGTGACCGGTCGACGGTGTTCGCGCTGCGCTCGACCCGGGCGGCCCCGGTGGTGTCGTTCCACGTGGCCGCCGACGGTCCGCAGCCGGTCGCCGCGATCGTCGACGGCGTCGAGGTGCCGGTCGACGTCGCCGCGCCCGTCCGCGCCGGACGGTGGGGCTGGGGCTTCGTGTTCCACGGCCTGCCGCCGGACGGCGTCGAGGTGCGGCTGCGCTTCGCCGGGTCGGGGCCGGTGACGGTCCGTGTCACGGACCAGAGCGACGGCTTCGGCGACGTCAGCGGCCTGCGGCCGCGCCCGGCGGGGCTGGCGCCGGGCCCGCTGCCCACCGACGTGACCCTCACCGGCAAGACCTTCACCCTGCTCTGA
- a CDS encoding pectinesterase family protein has product MTRTRVIRPLLAALALVVAVPVAAVLLPAASQAAVAPVAGGVYTLVPGASGKCVEVPGDSTASGTKLTQAACAAGAARQQWRVVASSGKFQLVNVNSGMCADVPGASTTSGTQLQQWGCGTAQANQLWTFSASSAASGKYLVTGAATAQCVSDKDGSTAGNNPIVQETCSDIARMQIAFNLVGTAPSTPPGTPTVAADGTGQYTSVQAAINAVPSGNGSRRVITIKAGTYRETVVVPADKPYVTLQGLGSSAGATVIVNNHTAADGSANNGATVAVFGHDFAATNLTVSNDYGIGVQTLALNLNVDRGRFDNVRLLSNQDTLLVNNSARVYFVNSYVEGTVDFIYGGGIAVFNACQIYEKRTTGGPITAASTPADRRYGFLIYKSTVSGATANTTQLGRPWRQDAQVLYRESTLTGTIKTAQPWTDMSTSTWQNARFLEYRNTGAGAGVNSNRPQLSDAQAANYTPQKYLAGSDGWNPI; this is encoded by the coding sequence ATGACCCGTACCCGTGTCATCAGGCCGCTGCTGGCCGCGCTGGCCCTGGTCGTGGCGGTCCCCGTCGCGGCCGTGCTGCTGCCCGCCGCCTCGCAGGCGGCCGTCGCCCCGGTCGCGGGCGGCGTCTACACCCTCGTGCCCGGCGCCAGCGGCAAGTGCGTCGAGGTGCCCGGCGACTCCACCGCCTCCGGCACGAAGCTGACCCAGGCCGCCTGCGCGGCCGGGGCCGCCCGCCAGCAGTGGCGGGTCGTGGCGAGCTCAGGGAAGTTCCAGCTCGTCAACGTCAACAGCGGCATGTGCGCCGACGTGCCGGGCGCCTCCACCACCTCCGGCACCCAGCTCCAGCAGTGGGGCTGCGGCACGGCGCAGGCCAACCAGCTGTGGACCTTCAGCGCCTCGTCGGCGGCGTCCGGCAAGTACCTGGTGACCGGCGCCGCGACCGCGCAGTGCGTCAGCGACAAGGACGGCTCCACGGCGGGCAACAACCCGATCGTGCAGGAGACCTGCTCCGACATCGCCCGCATGCAGATCGCGTTCAACCTGGTCGGCACCGCGCCCAGCACGCCGCCCGGCACCCCGACGGTCGCGGCCGACGGCACCGGGCAGTACACCAGCGTCCAGGCGGCGATCAACGCGGTGCCCTCCGGCAACGGCAGCCGCCGGGTCATCACCATCAAGGCGGGCACCTACCGCGAGACCGTGGTGGTCCCGGCCGACAAGCCGTACGTCACCCTCCAGGGCCTCGGCTCGTCGGCCGGTGCCACGGTGATCGTCAACAACCACACCGCCGCCGACGGCAGCGCCAACAACGGCGCCACCGTGGCCGTGTTCGGACACGACTTCGCGGCGACCAACCTCACCGTGTCCAACGACTACGGCATCGGCGTGCAGACGCTGGCGCTCAACCTCAACGTCGACCGGGGCCGGTTCGACAACGTACGGTTGCTGAGCAACCAGGACACCCTGCTGGTGAACAACTCGGCCCGGGTGTACTTCGTCAACTCGTACGTCGAGGGCACGGTCGACTTCATCTACGGCGGCGGCATCGCCGTCTTCAACGCCTGCCAGATCTACGAGAAGCGCACCACCGGCGGCCCGATCACGGCCGCCAGCACCCCCGCCGACCGGAGGTACGGCTTCCTGATCTACAAGTCGACCGTCTCCGGCGCCACCGCGAACACCACCCAGCTCGGGCGGCCGTGGCGGCAGGACGCGCAGGTGCTCTACCGCGAGTCCACCCTGACCGGCACCATCAAGACCGCCCAGCCGTGGACCGACATGTCCACCAGCACCTGGCAGAACGCCCGGTTCCTGGAATACCGCAACACCGGTGCCGGGGCAGGCGTCAACAGCAACCGGCCGCAGCTCAGCGACGCGCAGGCGGCCAACTACACCCCGCAGAAGTACCTGGCCGGATCCGACGGCTGGAACCCCATCTGA
- a CDS encoding RICIN domain-containing protein: protein MLEPSRPRSRTATRLITAAAVLITVPAAVVGVSMLPSQAATAPLPGGVYTVVAGASGKCLEVPGGSTASATKLAQAACSAGATYQQWRVTAAGSAYNLVNVNSGMCADVPGASTASGTQLQQWGCGSAQANQSWTFTASAAASGKYRITGVSSGLCVSDKDGSTAGGNPIVQETCADIARMQWSFNLVGAAPSPTGSGRTWSNTADGFAAGTTGGAGGATVTVTTYADLLKYATSSSAYTIRINAAITVPTFGYEIPVTSNKTLIGVGRNGKILHGGIFLGTGVHNVIIRNLTIGETEVASDDPDDKEFDYDGIQMDTADHIWIDHNLITHTNDGLIDSRKDTTYLTVSWNVLSDHNKTFGIGWTDNVTARMTIHHNWIHDTNQRNPSTDNVAYAHLYNNYLQNVTSYGNLSRGATKMVLENSYFQNVANPYYPDTTAAQLVQRGSILVNCTGKAQTNGSAFDPSSFYSYTLDPAANVPSLVTTYAGPQSNIGA from the coding sequence ATGCTCGAACCGTCCCGTCCCCGTTCCCGGACCGCGACCCGGCTGATCACCGCGGCCGCTGTCCTGATCACCGTGCCCGCCGCGGTCGTCGGCGTGTCCATGCTGCCCTCGCAGGCCGCGACCGCGCCGCTGCCCGGCGGCGTCTACACCGTCGTCGCCGGTGCCAGCGGCAAGTGCCTGGAGGTGCCCGGCGGCTCCACCGCCTCCGCCACCAAGCTCGCCCAGGCCGCCTGCTCGGCGGGCGCGACCTACCAGCAGTGGCGGGTCACCGCCGCCGGCAGCGCGTACAACCTCGTCAACGTCAACAGCGGCATGTGCGCCGACGTCCCCGGCGCCTCCACCGCGTCCGGCACCCAGCTCCAGCAGTGGGGCTGCGGTTCGGCGCAGGCCAACCAGTCGTGGACCTTCACCGCGTCGGCCGCCGCCTCCGGCAAGTACCGGATCACCGGCGTCTCCAGCGGCCTGTGCGTCAGCGACAAGGACGGCTCCACCGCCGGCGGCAACCCGATCGTGCAGGAGACCTGCGCCGACATCGCCCGGATGCAGTGGTCGTTCAACCTCGTCGGCGCCGCGCCCAGCCCGACGGGCTCCGGCCGCACCTGGTCCAACACCGCCGACGGGTTCGCCGCCGGGACGACAGGCGGTGCGGGCGGTGCCACCGTCACCGTCACCACCTACGCCGACCTGCTGAAGTACGCGACGTCGTCGTCGGCGTACACGATCCGGATCAACGCGGCGATCACCGTGCCGACCTTCGGCTACGAGATCCCGGTTACCTCGAACAAGACCCTGATCGGGGTCGGCCGCAACGGAAAGATCCTGCACGGCGGCATCTTCCTCGGCACCGGGGTGCACAACGTGATCATCCGGAACCTGACCATCGGCGAGACCGAGGTCGCCTCCGACGACCCCGACGACAAGGAGTTCGACTACGACGGCATCCAGATGGACACCGCCGACCACATCTGGATCGACCACAACCTGATCACCCACACCAACGACGGCCTGATCGACAGCCGCAAGGACACCACGTACCTGACCGTGTCGTGGAACGTGCTGTCCGACCACAACAAGACGTTCGGCATCGGCTGGACCGACAACGTCACCGCGCGGATGACGATCCACCACAACTGGATCCACGACACCAACCAGCGCAACCCCAGCACCGACAACGTCGCCTACGCGCACCTGTACAACAACTACCTGCAGAACGTCACGTCGTACGGCAACCTGTCGCGCGGCGCCACGAAGATGGTGCTGGAGAACAGCTACTTCCAGAACGTGGCCAACCCGTACTACCCGGACACCACGGCCGCGCAGCTCGTGCAGCGGGGCAGCATCCTCGTCAACTGCACCGGCAAGGCACAGACCAACGGGTCGGCGTTCGACCCGTCGTCGTTCTACTCCTACACCCTCGACCCGGCCGCCAACGTGCCGTCGCTGGTCACCACGTACGCCGGTCCCCAGTCGAACATCGGAGCCTGA